In Rhodococcus sp. OK302, one genomic interval encodes:
- a CDS encoding DEAD/DEAH box helicase, with protein sequence MSSSENITDDAVIASAVEDVVVTPAREEEVATEAVSTEPTVTFAEIGLPEQLVAALARNSITSPSPIQALAIPDALNGINVLGRAQTGSGKTLAFGLPMLTRLSRHEDRPAAKRPRALVLVPTRELAFQVVESLTAYAGALGLTVRPAVGGTPFSKQVDQLRRGVDILVATPGRLGDHLRQGTCILDSVEITALDEADQMADMGFLPEVRSILGETPADGQRLLFSATLDREVQSLVRQFLSNHVTHSTEDGRASVDTMEHYVLLVDRGQKDSVLSEIGARDGRTIMFARTKLGCEGITDRLRAVGIAAESLHGGKAQNQRTRVLERFKTGRTPVLVATDVAARGIHVDGIDLVVHVDPPADHKDYLHRAGRTARAGEKGTVVAIVLPNQKRGFKRLTSMAGVDAAAVPVTPGSAELARITGAKKPTGEPLRESSSRGERSFGGGGSRGYQGNREGGGYQGNRSSGGYQGNREGGGYQGNRSSGGYQGNREGGESRGGYQGSRPSTGGYQGNRDGGESRGGYQGSRPSTGGYQGNRDGGESRGGYQGNREGGGYQGNRSSGGYQGNREGGESRGGYQGDRSSGGYQGNRDSRPSTGGYQGNREGGGYQGNRSSGGYQGNREGGESRGGYQGNRDSRPSTGGYQGNRSSGGYQGSNSSGGYQGNRDSGDRAASTSGGGFRSRTDRRSYDGFDGPKRDQR encoded by the coding sequence ATGTCGTCTTCCGAGAACATTACCGATGACGCAGTCATTGCTAGTGCAGTAGAAGATGTAGTCGTTACACCCGCTCGTGAAGAAGAAGTTGCCACCGAGGCAGTTTCCACCGAGCCCACCGTTACATTTGCTGAAATCGGCTTGCCCGAGCAGCTCGTTGCCGCACTTGCGCGCAACTCCATCACCAGCCCGTCGCCCATCCAGGCGCTCGCCATTCCCGATGCGCTCAACGGAATCAATGTTCTGGGCCGCGCCCAGACCGGTTCGGGTAAGACGCTGGCCTTCGGCCTGCCGATGCTGACCCGCCTCTCGCGTCACGAGGATCGCCCGGCAGCCAAGCGCCCCCGCGCCCTGGTTCTGGTCCCCACCCGTGAACTCGCATTCCAGGTCGTCGAATCGTTGACCGCGTACGCCGGCGCTCTCGGACTCACCGTCCGCCCCGCCGTCGGTGGCACACCCTTCTCCAAGCAGGTCGATCAGCTGCGCCGCGGCGTCGACATCCTGGTGGCAACACCGGGTCGTCTCGGCGACCACCTGCGTCAGGGCACCTGCATCCTCGACTCGGTGGAAATCACCGCACTCGACGAAGCTGACCAGATGGCCGACATGGGCTTCCTGCCCGAGGTTCGTTCGATCCTCGGCGAGACCCCGGCCGACGGACAGCGTCTGCTGTTCTCCGCCACTCTCGACCGCGAGGTCCAGTCGCTGGTTCGCCAGTTCCTGTCCAACCACGTCACGCACTCCACCGAAGACGGCCGCGCCAGCGTCGACACCATGGAGCACTACGTTCTCCTCGTCGATCGCGGCCAGAAGGACTCCGTCCTCTCCGAGATCGGCGCCCGTGACGGACGCACCATCATGTTCGCTCGCACCAAGCTCGGTTGCGAAGGAATCACCGATCGCCTCCGCGCAGTCGGTATCGCCGCTGAGTCGCTTCACGGTGGCAAGGCACAGAACCAGCGCACGCGCGTCCTCGAGCGTTTCAAGACCGGCCGCACGCCGGTCCTCGTCGCCACCGACGTCGCAGCCCGCGGCATCCACGTCGACGGTATCGACCTCGTTGTGCACGTCGATCCCCCGGCAGATCACAAGGACTACCTTCACCGCGCAGGACGTACGGCTCGTGCCGGCGAGAAGGGCACCGTCGTTGCGATCGTTCTGCCGAACCAGAAGCGTGGCTTCAAGCGTCTGACTTCCATGGCCGGCGTCGACGCCGCAGCTGTTCCCGTCACCCCGGGCTCCGCTGAACTCGCTCGCATCACCGGCGCCAAGAAGCCGACCGGAGAACCGTTGCGCGAGAGCTCTTCTCGTGGCGAGCGCTCCTTCGGCGGCGGCGGATCCCGTGGCTACCAGGGCAATCGCGAAGGCGGCGGATACCAGGGCAACCGCTCTTCCGGTGGATACCAGGGCAACCGCGAAGGCGGCGGATACCAGGGCAACCGTTCATCCGGTGGATACCAGGGCAACCGCGAAGGTGGCGAAAGCCGCGGCGGCTACCAGGGCAGCCGTCCCTCCACCGGTGGTTACCAGGGCAACCGTGACGGCGGCGAAAGCCGCGGCGGCTACCAGGGCAGCCGTCCCTCCACCGGTGGTTACCAGGGCAACCGTGACGGCGGCGAAAGCCGCGGCGGCTACCAGGGCAACCGCGAAGGTGGCGGCTACCAGGGCAACCGCTCTTCGGGCGGGTACCAGGGCAACCGCGAAGGTGGCGAAAGCCGCGGCGGCTACCAGGGTGACCGTTCGTCCGGTGGATACCAGGGCAACCGCGACAGCCGCCCCTCCACGGGTGGATACCAGGGCAACCGCGAAGGTGGCGGCTACCAGGGCAACCGTTCATCCGGTGGATACCAGGGCAACCGCGAAGGTGGCGAAAGCCGCGGCGGATACCAGGGCAACCGCGACAGCCGTCCGTCGACAGGTGGCTACCAGGGCAACCGCTCCTCGGGCGGATACCAGGGCAGCAACTCGTCCGGCGGATACCAGGGCAACCGCGACAGCGGAGACCGCGCTGCATCGACCAGCGGTGGTGGCTTCCGCAGCCGCACCGATCGTCGTAGCTACGACGGCTTCGACGGCCCGAAGCGCGACCAGCGCTAA
- a CDS encoding M56 family metallopeptidase, which produces MNATTALVFGLLALLLAGPIPALLSRSTWPYRAPRAALVLWQAVALAAVLSAFSSGLAIASQLLVPGADGRPTTAPTAEIDALGLPLWILYVVIFALTLLIGAKLIFSIIQVGVRTRRRRSRHRILVDLLDDCAMPASVERTPDLRVLDVEEPIAYCLPGIRQRVVLSQGTLQNLDHAEVKAILTHERSHLRARHDLVLEAFTAVNHAFPRFVRSKSALGSVQLLVELLADDSAVRVTGPTPLARALVACAGSTAPRGAMAAGGPSTLIRVQRLSADDGDPRIAVCAYLGAVAILVVPTVAVAVPWLTELRLLFNAY; this is translated from the coding sequence ATGAACGCCACCACTGCACTGGTTTTCGGCCTCCTTGCATTGCTGCTCGCAGGACCGATCCCAGCACTCCTGAGCCGCTCGACGTGGCCGTACCGCGCACCCCGCGCGGCACTTGTCCTCTGGCAGGCTGTCGCCCTCGCTGCCGTACTGTCAGCATTCAGTTCAGGTTTGGCAATTGCCAGTCAGCTACTGGTACCCGGTGCCGACGGGCGTCCGACTACGGCGCCGACAGCTGAAATCGACGCTCTCGGTTTGCCGTTGTGGATTCTGTACGTCGTGATCTTTGCGCTGACCCTGCTCATCGGCGCGAAGCTGATCTTCTCGATCATCCAGGTAGGGGTGCGCACGCGTCGTCGACGCTCGCGTCATCGGATCCTGGTGGATCTACTCGACGACTGCGCAATGCCGGCTTCGGTGGAACGAACCCCGGACCTGCGGGTTCTCGATGTCGAAGAGCCGATCGCCTACTGCCTGCCCGGAATCCGCCAGCGTGTGGTGTTGAGTCAGGGAACATTGCAGAATCTCGACCACGCCGAGGTCAAGGCGATCCTGACGCACGAGCGTTCACATCTTCGTGCCCGTCATGATTTGGTCCTCGAAGCCTTTACTGCCGTAAACCATGCTTTCCCCCGTTTCGTCCGTAGCAAGTCCGCGCTGGGATCTGTTCAGCTTCTCGTGGAACTGCTCGCCGACGATTCGGCTGTGCGGGTCACCGGTCCAACGCCGCTCGCCCGGGCGCTCGTCGCGTGTGCCGGCTCGACTGCACCGCGGGGCGCAATGGCTGCAGGTGGCCCCTCCACATTGATTCGTGTGCAACGACTCTCGGCAGATGACGGCGATCCCCGCATTGCGGTCTGCGCGTATCTCGGGGCGGTTGCCATTCTGGTGGTGCCTACAGTTGCAGTTGCCGTGCCGTGGCTCACAGAGCTTCGCTTGCTTTTCAATGCCTACTGA
- a CDS encoding BlaI/MecI/CopY family transcriptional regulator, which translates to MAGLGELERAVMDHLWSTTEPQTVRQVHEALATHRELAYTTVMTVLQRLAKKHLVIQQRDDRAHRYLPVNKREELVASLMVDALAQAPESGGRAAALVHFVGQVNADEADALREALAALEVRESTKNAAQPGTSRPH; encoded by the coding sequence ATGGCAGGTCTAGGTGAACTCGAACGCGCGGTGATGGATCATTTGTGGTCCACCACGGAACCGCAAACTGTGCGGCAAGTACATGAAGCCCTCGCGACGCATCGCGAGTTGGCGTACACAACAGTGATGACGGTTTTGCAACGTCTAGCGAAGAAGCATCTGGTAATTCAGCAACGTGACGACCGCGCCCATCGGTACCTTCCGGTGAACAAGCGTGAAGAGTTGGTTGCCAGTTTGATGGTCGACGCACTCGCCCAGGCTCCGGAGTCCGGTGGCCGGGCGGCAGCATTGGTGCACTTCGTGGGCCAGGTCAACGCCGACGAAGCCGATGCCCTTCGGGAAGCACTCGCGGCCCTCGAGGTTCGTGAATCCACGAAAAATGCTGCGCAGCCCGGAACTTCTAGGCCTCACTGA